The Raphanus sativus cultivar WK10039 chromosome 2, ASM80110v3, whole genome shotgun sequence genome includes a region encoding these proteins:
- the LOC108825375 gene encoding uncharacterized protein LOC108825375 gives MQQLWEVKEKKKNERIIKGRDLVDVVFSWSVRDVLNSNLYKGKVDKIPNTFQSSKEYFKSFVNPIIEETHAALLSSMGTLRRAPAFKVWEIKPAKDFKLPKSLYYEVTLQTTSDNNMTNGDRKLLEFNDLIAVTDKKPCRIDDLRCSNEPYLLALVCRVKEDNPHLITILASKPIDLEEGNMETRKKGKGVKRSLSLFGVYLTNMMTNIRIWTALHPDPEGGNLKLICKVLQSNSEVGGESCASCQENSENIIPNHLEKKLRSFKLNTSQEDAVLRCLEAKNCNHSNNIKLIWGPPGTGKTKTTSVLLLNLYKTRCRTLTCAPTNIAVLEVASRVVNLVSDSLMFGGYGLGDIVLFGNKERMKIDEREDLFDVFLDYRVDELYACFQALTGWRANVNRMISLLCDPKDVYNKSFVEEDKDKRPSFKKFVEERFSKLRTDLRFQFSTLCLHLPTVLLSFRVAERMNQTNDLLRTMTVSDVVRKKVDENDTRKQDCVKMLESICDSLDLQDFIGKFDLKILCLDNARLLFCTASSSARLHMSYPIQLLVIDEAAQLKECESAIPLQLPGLQHAVLIGDEKQLPAMIQSKIASEADLGRSLFERLVLLGHKKQLLNMQYRMHPKISIFPNREFYGMKILDAPSVRVRSYEKQFLPGRMYGPYSFINIPYGREQFGQGFSSKNLVEVSVVDEILSKLYSVSRKTGRTISVGVISPYKAQVFAIQEKIGHRYDASEKFTVSVRSVDGFQGGEEDIIIISTVRSNGRGAIGFLSNQQRTNVALTRARYCLWILGNESTLTNNRSVWSQLVNDARARGCFHDAYDDESLAQCIKRSATALDDLDKLHHNNKLLSFENSTWKVLLSNEFLKSLETIIDSEINERVMSVLEKLSNGKFQQDSDTDNLLRQHDVDDGLSLIWAIDIIKKENHYLQVLKIWHVVPSSDVSCAEICLENHYKGYTKVKIERCRYICSRGNVVVPMRWPIKSCLKKDIIRDVSRSFALLSVVDEAEEIIEDEECVED, from the exons ATGCAGCAACTATGGGaagtgaaggagaagaagaagaacgagAGAATCATTAAAGGAAGAGATCTAGTGGATGTTGTCTTCTCATGGTCTGTTCGTGATGTCCTCAACTCAAATCTTTACAAAGGAAAG GTTGATAAAATCCCTAACACATTCCAGTCAAGCAAAGAGTATTTCAAGTCATTTGTTAATCCTATCATCGAAGAGACACATGCTGCGTTGTTGTCAAGTATGGGAACTCTGAGACGAGCACCAGCTTTCAAAGTTTGGGAAATCAAACCGGCCAAAGATTTCAAACTTCCCAAGAGTCTTTATTACGAGGTTACTTTGCAGACAACGTCTGATAATAATATGACCAATGGAGATCGGAAGCTGTTAGAGTTCAACGACCTCATTGCGGTGACTGATAAGAAGCCTTGTAGAATCGATGACTTGAGATGTTCCAATGAGCCTTACTTGCTCGCTCTTGTTTGTAGAGTAAAAGAAGATAACCCGCATTTGATAACTATTCTGGCCTCAAAACCCATCGATCTCGAGGAAGGTAACATGGaaacaagaaagaaaggaaAGGGTGTGAAGAGAAGCCTAAGCCTCTTTGGTGTTTATTTGACCAACATGATGACCAATATTCGTATTTGGACGGCGTTACATCCTGATCCAGAAGGAGGGAACTTAAAGCTTATATGTAAAGTACTTCAAAGCAACAGTGAG GTTGGTGGTGAAAGTTGTGCATCTTGCCAAGAAAACAGTGAGAATATTATTCCAAATCACTTAGAGAAAAAGCTGCGTTCGTTCAAACTGAATACATCTCAGGAGGATGCGGTTTTGCGTTGTCTAGAAGCCAAAAACTGCAACCACTCCAACAATATCAAACTTATATGGGGACCACCAGGCACCGGGAAGACAAAAACGACAAGCGTTCTGCTTTTAAACCTTTACAAAACGAGATGCAGGACGCTGACTTGCGCTCCAACTAACATAGCTGTTTTGGAAGTTGCTTCGAGGGTTGTGAACTTAGTCTCCGACTCATTGATGTTTGGTGGGTACGGTCTTGGAGATATCGTCTTGTTCGGTAACAAAGAAAGGATGAAGATCGATGAACGAGAGGACCTTTTCGATGTTTTCCTCGATTACCGAGTTGATGAGCTCTATGCTTGCTTTCAGGCTCTAACCGGATGGAGAGCGAACGTAAACAGGATGATCTCCTTGCTCTGTGATCCAAAAGACGTGTATAACAAGTCTTTCGTCGAGGAAGACAAAGATAAGCGTCCTTCGTTTAAGAAGTTCGTAGAAGAGAGGTTTAGTAAGCTCAGGACGGACCTGCGGTTTCAGTTCTCAACTCTGTGTCTCCATCTACCAACTGTTTTGCTCTCTTTTCGAGTAGCGGAGAGAATGAACCAGACTAATGatctccttagaactatgacGGTTTCTGATGTCGTTAGGAAGAAAGTAGATGAGAACGATACAAGAAAGCAAGATTGTGTGAAGATGTTAGAATCGATTTGCGATAGCCTCGACCTTCAAGATTTCATAGGAAAGTTTGATCTCAAAATACTCTGCTTAGACAACGCGCGTCTGCTTTTCTGCACGGCGTCTAGCTCCGCCAGGCTACACATGAGTTATCCGATACAACTCCTTGTGATCGATGAAGCTGCGCAGCTAAAAGAATGCGAGTCCGCGATCCCTCTCCAGCTTCCGGGGCTCCAACACGCTGTTTTAATCGGCGACGAGAAGCAGTTGCCTGCGATGATACAGAGCAAGATTGCTTCGGAGGCTGATCTCGGGAGGAGTTTGTTTGAAAGATTGGTCTTGTTGGGTCACAAGAAGCAGTTGCTGAACATGCAGTACCGGATGCATCCTAAAATCAGTATTTTCCCGAACAGAGAGTTTTATGGTATGAAGATTTTGGATGCTCCTTCTGTCAGAGTGAGGAGTTATGAGAAACAGTTTCTCCCTGGGAGAATGTATGGGCCTTACTCTTTTATAAACATACCCTATGGTAGAGAACAGTTTGGACAAGGATTCAGTTCTAAAAACCTAGTAGAGGTCTCTGTTGTGGATGAGATTTTGTCAAAGCTTTACTCAG TGTCAAGAAAGACGGGAAGAACGATAAGTGTTGGTGTGATTTCACCTTACAAGGCTCAAGTGTTTGCAATTCAAGAAAAGATAGGCCACCGGTATGATGCCAGTGAGAAATTCACAGTGAGTGTTAGGTCTGTAGATGGGTTTCAAGGCGGTGAAGAAGATATTATAATAATCTCAACCGTTAGGTCTAACGGTAGAGGAGCCATTGGTTTTTTATCTAACCAACAAAGAACCAATGTAGCACTCACACGTGCCAG ATACTGCTTATGGATTCTTGGAAACGAGTCGACTTTGACCAACAATAGATCAGTGTGGAGTCAGTTAGTAAATGATGCTAGAGCACGAGGCTGTTTTCATGACGCATATGATGATGAATCATTAGCTCAGTGTATTAAAAGATCAGCCACAGCCCTTGATGATCTTGATAAGCTTCATCATAACAATAAGCTTCTTTCCTTTGAGAATTCGACATGGAAG GTTTTGCTTAGCAATGAGTTCTTGAAATCTCTGGAGACCATCATAGACTCTGAAATTAACGAGAGAGTTATGAGCGTTTTGGAAAAGTTATCTAATGGGAAGTTTCAACAAGACTCGGATACTGATAATCTGTTGAGACAACATGATGTCGATGACGGCTTAAGCCTCATTTGGGCAATAGACATTATCAAGAAAGAGAATCATTATCTCCAAGTTTTAAAGATTTGGCATGTTGTGCCATCTTCTGATGTTTCTTGTGCCGAAATATGTCTAGAGAATCATTACAAGGGATACACGAAAGTCAAGATAGAACGGTGCAGATACATATGCTCTCGAGG AAATGTTGTTGTACCAATGAGATGGCCGATCAAGTCTTGCTTAAAGAAAGACATTATAAGGGATGTATCAAGATCGTTTGCGTTGTTAAGTGTTGTGGATGAAGCCGAG GAAATAATCGAAGATGAAGAATGTGTGGAAGATTAG
- the LOC130508492 gene encoding uncharacterized protein LOC130508492, giving the protein MSTETEDVDLWRGKTGFKPCFSTNETWLQIRKLGTPCAWGKGIWFSQATPKFAFMTWIAARNRLATMDRISYWNQGVDSTCVLCKAAQETRNHLFFQCTFSSQLWEQLVKGILRNAHTQNWDDIIELISVSTMERKKTLSLRYAFQISVYTIWRERNKRRHGDSPMPLQVLLKLTDKAIRNKLSLIQKKRVKGMDTILQFWFSTRL; this is encoded by the coding sequence ATGAGTACTGAAACGGAGGACGTAGACTTGTGGAGGGGGAAAACAGGCTTCAAGCCGTGTTTCTCAACCAATGAGACTTGGTTGCAGATACGAAAATTAGGGACTCCTTGCGCCTGGGGTAAGGGTATTTGGTTCTCCCAAGCTACCCCTAAATTCGCATTTATGACTTGGATTGCTGCAAGAAACCGTCTAGCAACAATGGACCGGATCTCTTACTGGAACCAGGGTGTGGACTCTACCTGTGTACTCTGCAAAGCGGCTCAGGAGACTCGAAACCACCTCTTTTTTCAGTGCACCTTCTCTTCTCAGTTATGGGAGCAGCTGGTGAAAGGTATTCTGCGTAATGCTCACACTCAAAACTGGGATGATATTATTGAACTGATCAGTGTATCGACGATGGAGAGGAAAAAGACCCTCTCTCTCAGATATGCTTTCCAAATCTCAGTGTATACGATTTGGAGGGAAAGAAATAAGCGTCGTCATGGTGATAGCCCTATGCCTCTGCAAGTTTTGTTGAAGCTCACAGATAAAGCTATCAGAAACAAGCTAAGTTTGATTCAAAAGAAGAGAGTGAAAGGAATGGACACTATTCTTCAATTTTGGTTTAGCACAAGActgtaa